Proteins encoded together in one Variovorax paradoxus EPS window:
- a CDS encoding DUF3683 domain-containing protein, with translation MNAPTALNTLLAQAAEPVRLREIPYNYTSFSDREIVIRLLGERGWELLQTLRAERRTGRSARMLYEVLGDIWVVQRNPYLVDDLLDNPRRRGQLVEALKHRLAEVQKRRTPDSDMPRDQLVGELTALVGDAVAAFDTKFRDVAALRRKATRVLGRLTAKDNIKFDGLSRVSHVTDATDWRVEYPFVVLCPDTEAEMALLVKGCIELGLTIIPRGGGTGYTGGAIPLTWNSVVINTEKLEAMTEVEHMPLPGLDQPVPTIWTEAGVVTQRVADAAERAGFVFAVDPTSAEASCVGGNVAMNAGGKKAVLWGTALDNLASWRMVTPQAEWLEVTRIGHNLGKIHDAESALFELQYFAADGKTKLRTERLDIPGRTFRKEGLGKDVTDKFLSGLPGIQKEGCDGLITSCRWVVHKMPSHTRTVCLEFFGNAKDAVPSIVEIKDFMFAEQKRSGVLLAGLEHLDDRYLKAVGYATKSKKHGGLPKMVLFGDIAGDDADAVARVTSEVVRIANSRSGEGFIAISPEARKKFWLDRKRTAAISKHTNAFKINEDVVIPLPRMAEYSDGIERINIELSLQNKLALTDELETFLTRGNLPLGKTDDAHEIPAAELLEDRVAQAVALVHEVRALWASWLENVDALFPQLQDHSLRASWKTQLRQPLQEIFSGAEFAPILAECTAIHKRVLKGRVWVALHMHAGDGNVHTNIPVNSDNYDMLQTAHAAVVRIMALARSLDGVISGEHGIGITKLEFLSDEELRPFTEYKARVDPEGRFNKGKLLRAPAGEAVTLHADLTNAYTPSFGLMGHESLIMQQSDIGAIADSVKDCLRCGKCKPVCATHVPRANLLYSPRNKILATSLLVEAFLYEEQTRRGISIKHWEEFEDVADHCTVCHKCLTPCPVKIDFGDVSMNMRNLLRKMGQKSFRPGNAAAMFFLNATNPQTIKAVRAGMVGIGFKAQRLANDLLRGLAKKQTAAPPATLGPAPVKEQVIHFINKKMPGNLPKKTARALLDIEDADYVPIIRNPKATTSETEAVFYFPGCGSERLFSQVGLATQAMLWHAGVQTVLPPGYLCCGYPQRGSGQFDKAEKMITDNRVLFHRVANTLNYLDIKTVVVSCGTCYDQLQGYQFDKIFPGCRIIDIHEYLLEKGITLADAGGGGYLYHDPCHSPMKLQDPMKTVKALVGDNVLKNDRCCGESGTLGVSRPDISTQIRFRKEEELKKGEAELRESGVVGAKDNVKILTSCPSCLQGLSRYGNDLNNGLLEADYIVVEMANKILGDDWMPKYVAAANQGGIERVLV, from the coding sequence ATGAATGCTCCGACCGCGTTGAACACGCTGTTGGCACAGGCCGCAGAGCCTGTCCGACTGCGCGAGATCCCGTACAACTACACCAGCTTCTCCGATCGCGAGATCGTGATTCGCCTGCTGGGCGAACGTGGCTGGGAACTGCTCCAGACCCTGCGCGCCGAGCGCCGCACCGGCCGATCGGCCCGCATGCTCTACGAGGTGCTCGGCGACATCTGGGTGGTGCAGCGCAACCCCTACCTCGTCGACGACCTGCTGGACAACCCGCGCCGCCGCGGGCAACTGGTCGAGGCGCTCAAGCACCGCCTGGCCGAAGTCCAGAAGCGCCGCACCCCCGACAGCGACATGCCGCGCGACCAACTGGTCGGCGAGCTCACCGCCCTGGTCGGCGATGCGGTCGCTGCCTTCGACACCAAGTTTCGCGACGTCGCGGCGCTGCGCCGCAAGGCCACGCGCGTGCTGGGCCGGCTCACCGCCAAGGACAACATCAAGTTCGACGGGCTTTCGCGCGTGTCGCACGTGACCGATGCGACCGACTGGCGCGTGGAGTACCCGTTCGTCGTGCTGTGCCCCGACACCGAGGCCGAGATGGCGCTCCTGGTGAAGGGCTGCATCGAGCTGGGGCTGACCATCATCCCGCGCGGAGGCGGCACGGGCTACACGGGCGGTGCGATTCCGCTGACCTGGAACAGCGTCGTCATCAACACCGAGAAGCTCGAGGCGATGACCGAGGTCGAGCACATGCCGCTGCCCGGTCTCGACCAGCCCGTGCCCACCATCTGGACCGAAGCGGGTGTCGTCACGCAGCGCGTGGCCGACGCGGCCGAGCGCGCGGGCTTCGTGTTCGCGGTCGATCCCACGTCTGCCGAAGCCTCGTGTGTCGGCGGCAACGTCGCGATGAACGCCGGCGGCAAGAAGGCCGTGCTCTGGGGCACGGCGCTGGACAACCTCGCCTCGTGGCGCATGGTGACGCCGCAGGCCGAATGGCTCGAAGTCACGCGTATCGGCCACAACCTGGGCAAGATCCACGACGCCGAGAGCGCGCTGTTCGAGCTGCAGTACTTTGCGGCCGACGGCAAGACCAAGCTGCGGACCGAGCGCCTCGACATCCCCGGCCGAACCTTCCGCAAGGAAGGCCTCGGCAAGGACGTGACCGACAAGTTCCTCTCGGGCCTGCCGGGCATCCAGAAGGAAGGCTGCGATGGCCTCATCACCAGCTGCCGCTGGGTGGTGCACAAGATGCCCTCGCACACGCGCACCGTGTGCCTCGAATTCTTCGGCAACGCGAAGGACGCGGTGCCCAGCATCGTGGAGATCAAGGACTTCATGTTCGCCGAGCAGAAGCGCTCGGGCGTGCTGCTGGCTGGTCTTGAGCACCTGGACGATCGGTACCTGAAGGCCGTGGGTTACGCCACGAAATCGAAGAAGCACGGCGGCCTGCCGAAGATGGTGCTGTTCGGCGACATCGCGGGCGACGACGCCGATGCGGTGGCGCGCGTCACCTCGGAAGTGGTGCGCATCGCCAACTCGCGCAGCGGCGAAGGCTTCATCGCCATCAGCCCCGAGGCGCGCAAGAAATTCTGGCTCGACCGCAAGCGCACCGCCGCCATCAGCAAGCACACCAACGCCTTCAAGATCAACGAAGACGTGGTGATTCCGCTGCCGCGCATGGCCGAGTACAGCGACGGCATCGAGCGCATCAACATCGAGCTGTCGCTGCAGAACAAGCTCGCGCTCACCGACGAGCTCGAAACCTTCCTCACGCGCGGCAACCTACCTCTCGGCAAGACCGACGACGCGCACGAGATCCCGGCGGCCGAGCTGCTCGAAGACCGCGTGGCGCAGGCCGTGGCGCTGGTGCACGAGGTACGTGCGCTGTGGGCCAGTTGGCTCGAAAACGTCGATGCGCTGTTCCCGCAATTGCAGGACCACAGCCTGCGCGCGAGCTGGAAGACGCAGCTGCGCCAGCCGCTGCAGGAAATTTTCTCGGGTGCCGAGTTCGCGCCGATCCTGGCCGAATGCACGGCCATCCACAAGCGCGTGCTCAAGGGCCGCGTGTGGGTCGCGCTGCACATGCACGCGGGCGACGGCAATGTGCACACCAACATTCCCGTGAACAGCGACAACTACGACATGCTGCAGACCGCGCATGCCGCGGTGGTGCGCATCATGGCGCTGGCGCGCAGCCTCGACGGCGTGATCTCGGGCGAGCACGGCATCGGCATCACCAAGCTCGAATTCCTCAGCGACGAAGAGCTGCGCCCCTTCACCGAATACAAGGCCCGGGTCGACCCAGAAGGCCGCTTCAACAAGGGCAAGCTGCTGCGTGCACCGGCCGGTGAAGCCGTCACGCTGCACGCCGACCTGACCAACGCCTACACACCTAGCTTCGGCCTCATGGGGCACGAGTCGCTGATCATGCAGCAGAGCGACATCGGCGCCATCGCCGACAGCGTGAAGGACTGCCTGCGCTGCGGCAAGTGCAAGCCGGTGTGCGCCACGCACGTGCCGCGCGCCAACCTGCTCTACAGCCCGCGCAACAAGATCCTTGCGACCTCGCTGCTGGTCGAGGCCTTCCTCTACGAGGAGCAGACCCGGCGCGGCATCAGCATCAAGCACTGGGAAGAGTTCGAGGACGTGGCCGACCACTGCACCGTGTGCCACAAGTGCCTGACGCCGTGCCCGGTGAAGATCGACTTCGGCGACGTGTCGATGAACATGCGCAACCTGCTGCGCAAGATGGGCCAGAAGAGCTTCCGTCCCGGCAACGCGGCCGCGATGTTCTTCCTGAACGCGACGAATCCGCAGACCATCAAGGCGGTGCGCGCGGGCATGGTGGGCATCGGCTTCAAGGCGCAGCGCCTGGCCAACGACCTGCTGCGCGGCCTCGCGAAGAAGCAGACCGCGGCGCCCCCGGCCACGCTGGGCCCGGCGCCGGTCAAGGAGCAGGTGATCCACTTCATCAACAAGAAGATGCCGGGCAACCTGCCGAAGAAGACGGCGCGCGCGCTGCTCGACATCGAGGATGCGGATTACGTGCCGATCATCCGCAACCCGAAGGCGACCACCTCGGAAACCGAGGCTGTCTTCTACTTCCCGGGGTGCGGCTCGGAGCGCCTGTTCTCGCAGGTGGGGCTCGCTACGCAGGCGATGCTCTGGCATGCCGGCGTGCAGACGGTGCTGCCACCGGGCTACCTGTGCTGCGGCTATCCGCAACGCGGCAGCGGCCAGTTCGACAAGGCCGAGAAGATGATCACGGACAACCGTGTGCTCTTCCATCGCGTCGCGAACACGCTCAACTACCTGGACATCAAGACCGTGGTGGTGAGTTGCGGCACCTGCTACGACCAGTTGCAGGGCTACCAGTTCGACAAGATCTTCCCGGGCTGCCGGATCATCGACATCCACGAGTACCTGCTCGAGAAGGGCATCACGCTGGCCGATGCGGGCGGTGGCGGTTACCTCTATCACGACCCCTGCCACTCGCCGATGAAGCTGCAGGACCCAATGAAGACGGTGAAGGCGCTGGTCGGCGACAACGTGCTCAAGAACGACCGCTGCTGCGGCGAGTCGGGCACGTTGGGCGTGTCGCGGCCGGATATCTCGACGCAGATCCGCTTTCGCAAGGAAGAAGAGCTGAAGAAGGGTGAAGCTGAGCTGCGCGAGAGCGGAGTCGTCGGCGCCAAGGACAACGTCAAGATTCTCACCAGCTGCCCGAGCTGCCTGCAAGGCCTCTCGCGCTACGGCAACGACCTGAACAACGGCCTGCTCGAAGCCGATTACATCGTGGTGGAGATGGCCAACAAGATCCTGGGCGACGACTGGATGCCGAAGTACGTGGCCGCCGCCAACCAGGGCGGCATCGAGCGGGTGCTGGTATGA
- the serA gene encoding phosphoglycerate dehydrogenase has translation MSSKTSLDKSRIKFLLLEGIHPSAVEVLRAAGYTNIESLPGALPDAELKAKVADVHFLGIRSRTQLTAEVFAAAHKLVAAGCFCIGTNQVDLEAAREHGVAVFNAPYSNTRSVAELVLAEAILLLRGVPEKSAVAHRGGWLKSADNAFEIRGKTLGIVGYGSIGAQLSVLAEALGMHVAFFDVVTKLPLGNARQVRDLHQLLGQSDIVTLHVPETQATQWMIGAAEIAAMKPGSILINASRGTVVEIDALAGALKEKKLLGAAIDVFPVEPRSNKDEFQSPLRGLDNVILTPHIGGSTMEAQANIGLEVAEKLVKYSDNGTSTSSVNFPEVALPAHPGKHRLLHVHKNVPGVLSEINKIFSDNHINISSQFLQTNEKIGYVVMDIDAASSDLALEKLAKVGGTIRSRVLF, from the coding sequence ATGAGCAGCAAAACCTCCCTCGACAAAAGCAGGATCAAGTTCCTCTTGCTCGAGGGCATCCACCCCTCGGCCGTGGAGGTGCTGCGCGCCGCCGGCTACACCAACATCGAGTCGCTGCCGGGTGCCTTGCCCGACGCCGAACTCAAGGCGAAGGTCGCCGACGTTCACTTCCTGGGCATCCGCTCGCGCACGCAACTGACGGCCGAAGTGTTCGCCGCCGCCCACAAGCTGGTGGCGGCCGGGTGCTTCTGCATCGGCACCAACCAGGTCGACCTGGAAGCCGCCCGCGAACACGGCGTGGCCGTGTTCAACGCCCCCTATTCGAATACGCGTTCGGTGGCCGAACTGGTGCTGGCCGAAGCGATCCTGCTCCTGCGCGGCGTGCCCGAGAAGAGCGCGGTGGCGCACCGCGGCGGCTGGCTAAAGTCGGCCGACAACGCCTTCGAAATCCGCGGCAAAACGCTGGGCATCGTGGGGTACGGCTCCATCGGCGCGCAGCTGTCGGTGCTGGCCGAGGCGCTGGGCATGCATGTGGCGTTCTTCGACGTGGTCACCAAGCTGCCGCTGGGCAATGCGCGTCAGGTGCGCGACCTGCACCAGCTGCTGGGCCAGAGCGACATCGTCACGCTGCACGTGCCCGAGACGCAGGCCACGCAATGGATGATCGGCGCGGCCGAGATCGCTGCCATGAAGCCGGGTTCGATCCTCATCAACGCCTCGCGCGGCACCGTGGTCGAGATCGACGCGCTGGCCGGCGCGCTGAAGGAAAAGAAGCTCCTGGGCGCCGCGATCGACGTGTTCCCGGTTGAGCCGCGCAGCAACAAGGACGAGTTCCAGTCGCCGCTGCGGGGATTGGACAACGTGATCCTCACGCCGCACATCGGCGGCTCGACCATGGAGGCGCAGGCCAACATCGGGCTCGAAGTGGCCGAGAAGCTGGTGAAGTACAGCGACAACGGCACCTCTACGTCCTCGGTCAACTTCCCCGAGGTGGCGCTGCCCGCGCACCCGGGCAAGCACCGGCTGCTGCACGTGCACAAGAACGTGCCGGGCGTGCTGTCGGAGATCAACAAGATCTTCTCGGACAACCACATCAACATCTCCTCGCAGTTCCTGCAGACGAACGAGAAGATCGGCTACGTGGTGATGGACATCGACGCGGCTTCTTCCGACCTGGCGCTGGAGAAGCTCGCGAAGGTTGGCGGGACGATCCGCAGCCGCGTGCTGTTCTGA
- the ugpB gene encoding sn-glycerol-3-phosphate ABC transporter substrate-binding protein UgpB, whose translation MRFKTLALASALAATTLFNMAQAQTEIQWWHSMTAVNNEWVNDLAKQFNESQKEYKIVPTFKGTYDESMTASIAAFRAGNAPHILQVFEVGTATMMASKGAIIPVGQVMKDAGEKFDPAAYIPAVAGYYTAPNGQMLSFPFNSSTTIFYFNKDAFKAAGLPTDKAPSTWPEVVAAAAKLKASGHKCPFTTAWQNWTQVESFSAWHNVEFASKANGLQGLDARLKVNSPLHQRHIENLASMAKQGLFIYKGRGNVPEASFVSGECAMINTSSGFYGNVAKNAKFAYGLAPLPYYPDVPGAPQNTVIGGASLWVMSGKKPAEYKGVAKFFSFISTPEVQSASHKRTGYLPVTTASYKLTEDSGFYKQNPGTDVAVTQMIRKVTDKSRGIRLGNYVQIRAIEDEELEQVWNGKKTAKEALDAIVTRGNEQLERFQKANKS comes from the coding sequence ATGCGATTCAAGACGCTCGCGCTGGCATCGGCGCTGGCCGCGACCACGCTGTTCAACATGGCGCAGGCCCAGACCGAGATCCAGTGGTGGCATTCCATGACCGCCGTCAACAACGAGTGGGTCAACGACCTGGCCAAGCAGTTCAACGAGAGCCAGAAGGAATACAAGATCGTGCCGACCTTCAAGGGCACGTACGACGAATCGATGACGGCCTCCATCGCGGCCTTCCGCGCCGGCAACGCACCGCACATCCTGCAGGTGTTCGAAGTGGGCACCGCCACCATGATGGCCAGCAAGGGCGCCATCATTCCAGTCGGCCAGGTCATGAAGGACGCGGGCGAGAAGTTCGACCCGGCCGCCTACATCCCCGCCGTGGCCGGTTACTACACGGCCCCCAACGGCCAGATGCTGAGCTTCCCGTTCAACAGCTCGACCACCATCTTCTATTTCAACAAGGACGCCTTCAAGGCGGCTGGCCTCCCCACCGACAAGGCACCGTCGACCTGGCCTGAAGTGGTGGCCGCGGCCGCCAAGCTCAAGGCGAGCGGCCACAAGTGCCCGTTCACCACCGCCTGGCAGAACTGGACGCAGGTCGAGAGCTTCTCGGCCTGGCACAACGTGGAGTTCGCGAGCAAGGCCAACGGCCTGCAGGGCCTGGACGCCCGCCTGAAGGTGAACTCGCCGCTGCACCAGCGCCACATCGAGAACCTGGCCAGCATGGCCAAGCAGGGCCTGTTCATCTACAAGGGCCGCGGCAACGTGCCCGAGGCCTCGTTCGTCTCTGGCGAGTGCGCCATGATCAACACGTCGTCGGGCTTCTACGGCAACGTGGCCAAGAACGCCAAGTTCGCCTATGGCCTGGCCCCCCTGCCCTACTACCCGGACGTGCCGGGCGCACCGCAGAACACCGTGATCGGCGGCGCGAGCCTGTGGGTCATGTCGGGCAAGAAGCCGGCCGAGTACAAGGGCGTGGCCAAGTTCTTCAGCTTCATCTCGACGCCTGAAGTGCAGTCTGCCAGCCACAAGCGCACCGGCTACCTGCCGGTGACCACCGCCTCGTACAAGCTCACCGAGGACTCGGGCTTCTACAAGCAGAACCCCGGCACCGACGTGGCCGTGACGCAGATGATCCGCAAGGTCACCGACAAGAGCCGCGGCATCCGCCTGGGCAATTACGTGCAGATCCGAGCCATCGAGGACGAAGAGCTCGAACAGGTCTGGAACGGCAAGAAGACCGCCAAGGAAGCCCTGGACGCCATCGTGACCCGCGGCAACGAACAGCTGGAGCGCTTCCAGAAGGCGAACAAGAGCTAA
- the ugpA gene encoding sn-glycerol-3-phosphate ABC transporter permease UgpA has protein sequence MEKRVFFRSGWLPWLLLTPQMAVILVFFFWPAGQAILQSLQQQDAFGTSVEFVGLQNFRELFHDPAYAESFKTTALFSVLVAGIGISLSLMLAVFADRIVRGGMFYKTMLILPYAVAPAVAAVLWVFMFSPSLGVVAYALGKIGINWNHLLDSGHAMTLIVMASVWKQISYNFLFFLAGLQSIPKSLIEAAAIDGARPWRRFWTVQFPLLSPTTFFLLVINVVYAFFDTFAIVDAATQGGPGKDTTILVYKVYHDGFKGLDLGGSAAQSVVLMVIVVALTVIQFRYVEKKVQY, from the coding sequence ATGGAAAAACGCGTTTTCTTTCGCTCGGGCTGGTTGCCCTGGCTGTTGCTGACGCCGCAAATGGCGGTGATCCTCGTGTTTTTCTTCTGGCCGGCGGGGCAGGCCATCCTGCAGTCGCTGCAGCAGCAGGATGCGTTCGGCACTTCGGTCGAATTCGTCGGGCTGCAGAACTTCAGGGAACTGTTCCACGACCCGGCGTATGCCGAGTCGTTCAAGACCACCGCGCTCTTCTCGGTGCTGGTGGCCGGCATCGGCATCAGCCTGTCGCTGATGCTCGCCGTGTTCGCCGACCGCATCGTGCGCGGCGGCATGTTCTACAAGACCATGCTGATCCTGCCCTACGCCGTGGCGCCCGCCGTGGCGGCGGTGCTGTGGGTCTTCATGTTCTCGCCCTCGCTGGGCGTGGTGGCCTATGCGCTCGGCAAGATCGGCATCAACTGGAACCACCTGCTGGACTCCGGCCACGCGATGACGCTGATCGTCATGGCCTCGGTGTGGAAGCAGATCTCCTACAACTTCCTGTTCTTCCTGGCCGGGCTGCAGTCCATTCCGAAGTCGCTGATCGAGGCCGCCGCCATCGACGGCGCGCGCCCGTGGCGCCGCTTCTGGACGGTGCAGTTCCCGCTGCTCTCGCCCACCACGTTCTTCCTCTTGGTGATCAACGTGGTCTACGCCTTCTTCGACACCTTCGCGATCGTGGATGCGGCCACGCAGGGCGGCCCGGGCAAGGACACGACCATCCTGGTCTACAAGGTCTACCACGACGGCTTCAAGGGCCTGGACCTGGGCGGCTCGGCCGCGCAGTCGGTAGTGCTGATGGTGATCGTGGTGGCGCTGACGGTGATCCAGTTCCGCTACGTCGAGAAGAAGGTGCAGTACTGA
- the ugpE gene encoding sn-glycerol-3-phosphate ABC transporter permease UgpE, giving the protein MVEKRGTHGILAHVIMVLGVLIVAFPLYLAFVASTHTAQEIVQAPMPLLPGSNIVDSYKGALFGRENSAGSNAPVAHMMWVSFVTAMVIAIGKISISLLSAFAIVYFRFPFKKICFWAIFVTLMLPVEVRILPTYKVLSDLNMLNTYAGLTVPLIASATATFLFRQFFLTVPDELTEASRMDGASPMRFFFDVLLPLSKTSIAALFVIQFIYGWNQYLWPLLATTSEDMYPVVVGIKRMIAGGDGQNEWNVVMATAILAMLPPALVVVLMQKWFVKGLVDTEK; this is encoded by the coding sequence ATGGTTGAGAAGCGCGGAACCCACGGCATCCTGGCCCACGTCATCATGGTCCTGGGCGTACTCATCGTCGCCTTCCCGCTCTACCTGGCGTTCGTGGCCTCCACCCACACCGCGCAGGAAATCGTGCAGGCGCCGATGCCGCTCCTGCCCGGCTCGAACATCGTCGACAGCTACAAGGGCGCGCTCTTCGGGCGCGAGAACAGCGCGGGCTCCAACGCGCCGGTGGCGCACATGATGTGGGTGAGCTTCGTCACGGCCATGGTCATCGCCATCGGCAAGATTTCGATCTCGCTGCTGTCGGCCTTCGCCATCGTGTACTTCCGCTTCCCGTTCAAGAAGATCTGCTTCTGGGCGATCTTCGTGACGCTGATGCTGCCGGTGGAGGTGCGCATCCTGCCCACCTACAAGGTGCTGTCGGACCTGAACATGCTGAACACCTACGCGGGCCTCACGGTGCCGCTGATCGCGTCGGCCACGGCGACCTTCCTGTTCCGCCAGTTCTTCCTCACGGTGCCGGACGAGCTCACCGAGGCCTCGCGCATGGACGGCGCAAGCCCGATGCGCTTCTTCTTCGACGTGCTGCTGCCGCTGTCCAAGACCTCGATCGCGGCGCTGTTCGTGATCCAGTTCATCTACGGCTGGAACCAGTATCTCTGGCCGCTGCTGGCGACCACGAGCGAAGACATGTACCCGGTGGTGGTCGGCATCAAGCGAATGATTGCCGGCGGCGACGGGCAGAACGAATGGAACGTCGTGATGGCCACCGCCATCCTCGCGATGCTGCCGCCCGCGCTGGTGGTGGTGCTGATGCAAAAGTGGTTCGTCAAGGGCCTTGTGGACACTGAAAAATAA
- the ugpC gene encoding sn-glycerol-3-phosphate ABC transporter ATP-binding protein UgpC, translated as MAALSLRNVIKRYGHGPKANQVIHGVSAEIADHEFIVIVGPSGCGKSTLLRMVAGLEEISAGEIAIGGKVVNQLEPSERDIAMVFQNYALYPHMSVFANMAYGLKIAKVPVPEIKVRVDKAAKILELGHLLERKPRELSGGQRQRVAMGRAIVRQPQVFLFDEPLSNLDAKLRAQTRLEIQKLHRELGITSLFVTHDQVEAMTLAQRIIVMNGGVMDQFATPEEVYNRPATTFVASFIGSPPMNLLKHAPGVRAGQILGIRPEHMKLDESGWTVQVEQVELLGAERLVYGRIGDEQIIMRTDESDHPPVAGDTVKIAAREDKLHWFDAGSGKRAD; from the coding sequence ATGGCTGCTCTTTCCCTACGCAACGTCATCAAGCGCTACGGCCACGGGCCGAAAGCCAACCAGGTCATCCACGGCGTGAGCGCCGAGATCGCCGACCATGAGTTCATCGTGATCGTCGGGCCCTCGGGGTGCGGCAAGTCCACGCTGCTGCGCATGGTGGCCGGCCTGGAGGAAATCTCCGCCGGCGAAATCGCCATCGGCGGCAAGGTCGTGAACCAGCTCGAGCCCTCCGAGCGCGACATCGCGATGGTGTTCCAGAACTACGCGCTCTACCCGCACATGAGCGTGTTCGCGAACATGGCCTATGGCCTGAAGATCGCCAAGGTGCCGGTGCCCGAGATCAAGGTGCGCGTGGACAAGGCCGCCAAGATCCTCGAACTGGGTCACCTGCTCGAGCGCAAGCCGCGCGAGCTTTCGGGCGGCCAGCGCCAGCGCGTGGCCATGGGCCGCGCGATCGTGCGGCAGCCTCAGGTGTTTTTGTTCGACGAGCCGCTGTCGAACCTCGACGCCAAGCTGCGCGCGCAGACCCGCCTGGAAATCCAGAAGCTGCACCGCGAGCTGGGCATCACCTCGCTGTTCGTCACGCACGACCAGGTCGAGGCGATGACGCTCGCGCAACGGATCATCGTGATGAACGGCGGCGTGATGGACCAGTTCGCGACGCCCGAAGAGGTTTACAACCGCCCCGCTACCACCTTCGTCGCAAGCTTCATCGGCTCGCCGCCGATGAACCTGCTCAAGCACGCCCCCGGCGTGCGCGCGGGCCAGATCCTGGGCATCCGCCCCGAGCACATGAAGCTCGACGAAAGCGGCTGGACGGTGCAGGTCGAGCAGGTCGAACTGCTGGGCGCGGAGCGCCTGGTGTACGGCCGCATCGGCGACGAGCAGATCATCATGCGCACCGACGAAAGCGATCACCCGCCGGTCGCCGGCGACACGGTGAAGATCGCCGCGCGCGAAGACAAGCTGCATTGGTTCGACGCCGGATCGGGCAAGCGGGCGGATTGA
- the ugpQ gene encoding glycerophosphodiester phosphodiesterase has translation MAERSPWPYPRWVAHRGAGKLAPENTLAAFRFGAAHGYRMFECDAKLSADGVPFLMHDATLDRTTNGHGIGGEQTWSALSQLDAGGWHSRAFAGEPLPTLKNLARFCLANGYLLNIEIKPTPGAERETGEVVAREAARLWQGAAVPPLLTSFQVESLRGAAAVQPELPRGLLLDSLRKGWLEAALDLGCQAVVCNHALWDAGTVAQVHDAGMRSLSYTVNDDWAAQRLIALGTDGIITDRVDLFSPAG, from the coding sequence ATGGCCGAACGCAGCCCCTGGCCTTATCCCCGCTGGGTCGCGCATCGCGGCGCCGGCAAGCTGGCTCCTGAGAACACGCTCGCCGCCTTCCGCTTCGGCGCGGCGCACGGCTACCGCATGTTCGAGTGCGATGCCAAGCTGAGCGCCGACGGTGTGCCGTTCCTCATGCACGACGCCACGCTCGATCGCACCACCAACGGCCACGGCATCGGCGGTGAACAGACGTGGAGCGCGCTGTCGCAGCTCGATGCGGGCGGCTGGCATTCGCGCGCCTTCGCCGGCGAGCCGCTGCCCACGCTGAAGAACCTGGCGCGCTTCTGCCTGGCCAACGGTTACCTGCTCAACATCGAGATCAAGCCGACGCCCGGCGCCGAGCGCGAAACCGGCGAGGTCGTGGCGCGCGAAGCGGCGCGCCTCTGGCAAGGCGCGGCGGTTCCTCCGTTGCTCACCTCGTTCCAGGTCGAGTCGCTGCGCGGCGCGGCCGCGGTGCAGCCCGAATTGCCGCGCGGCCTGCTGCTCGATTCGCTTCGCAAGGGCTGGCTCGAGGCGGCGCTCGATCTCGGCTGCCAGGCCGTCGTCTGCAACCACGCGCTGTGGGACGCCGGCACTGTCGCGCAAGTGCACGACGCGGGCATGCGTTCGCTGAGCTACACGGTGAACGACGACTGGGCCGCGCAACGGCTCATTGCGCTGGGCACCGACGGCATCATCACGGACAGGGTCGACCTCTTCAGCCCCGCCGGCTGA